A segment of the Leptolyngbya sp. NIES-3755 genome:
ACGCGAATTACCTTAGTGAGCAAATTAGGTCGATCGCGGGGCTATTGGGAAGATCAGGGTTACGAATGGTTTGCAGGATTGTAACTTCAAATCTGAAAACAATCTGGAATCCACCCGCTTAGTTCCGACAGTGGACGGTATGCTAAATCACAGATTTGAGGAAATTTCATGCCCTGGCAGCGTCCAGACGGTCGGCAACCCGATCAACTCCGTCCCACGACCTTTACCCGTCGATTTACTAAATTTTCCGCAGGTTCGGTTCTTGCCTGCTGCGGGGATACTCAAGTTCTTTGTACGGTCAGCGTTCAATCTAAAGTGCCTCGATTTCTTGAAGGCAAAAGACAAGGCTGGCTTACGGCAGAGTACAGAATGCTACCGGGAGCGACACCCGATCGACAAGAGCGCGAATTACTCAAACTCTCCGGACGCACTCAAGAAATCCAGCGGTTGATTGGACGAAGTTTACGATCGGTGCTCGATATGCAAGCTCTTGGAGAACGCACGATTACGATCGATGCTGATGTTCTGCAAGCCGATGCTGGAACGCGAACCACTTCTATTACAGGGGCATTCGTCGCGTTGCACGATGCGATCGAGACCTTAATTCAAACAGGAGACCTCGATCGATCTCCAATTCGTCATCAAGTTGCAGCCATTTCGGTAGGACTCATTGAGGGCGAGGCATTTCTAGATCTGAACTATCCCGAAGATGTCACAGCAGACATTGACTGCAACGTCGTGATGAATGGTGCACTTGAAATCATTGAAATTCAGGGCACAGCCGAACAAGGCAGCTTCACCCGGCAGCAGTTAGATCAAATTATGAATCTTGCCGAGAAAGGAATTAAGGAACTGCTACAATTGCAGCGAAAAGCGCTAAATATCAATTCCTTGCATCGATAAGAGTCTATGCAAAACCTCTACCAAGTGCCAAATTTTTCAGAGTACTTTGGAAGAAAATACAACGCATCGACGCTGAAAAGACACGTATCATAAATACAGTTAGAAGTAGAAATCAACCCTAGACCCGCGATCGAGTGAACGAAGCGAAGC
Coding sequences within it:
- a CDS encoding ribonuclease PH (similar to AA sequence:cyanobase_aa:LBDG_38110), which gives rise to MPWQRPDGRQPDQLRPTTFTRRFTKFSAGSVLACCGDTQVLCTVSVQSKVPRFLEGKRQGWLTAEYRMLPGATPDRQERELLKLSGRTQEIQRLIGRSLRSVLDMQALGERTITIDADVLQADAGTRTTSITGAFVALHDAIETLIQTGDLDRSPIRHQVAAISVGLIEGEAFLDLNYPEDVTADIDCNVVMNGALEIIEIQGTAEQGSFTRQQLDQIMNLAEKGIKELLQLQRKALNINSLHR